Within the Vagococcus carniphilus genome, the region AAACTTAAACTAAGCGTTCCTATAACTAAACACATAGTTCCAATTATCAAGTCTTGATTAATCGAAACTTTTTTAATTAAATAGGTATTCATAATAGTTCCAAGCGTCCAAAATATTAAGAACGGAGTTAAAAGTGAACCTGCTTTTAAAGGACTCATTGACATCATTTCTTGTCCCCAGAGTGGTAGATAGGCATTAACTCCTGCCGCAATCATTCCCGTTGTTAGAGTTAACCCATTAATTTTTAAGACATGCTTATTTTTCAAAACACTCAAATCAATTAAACTATTTCCTACATTATTTTTTTCACGCTTGTACCACATGGTAAAAAGTAAAAGAGAACCAAGAAATAACCCTAACATTAACAAAGTATTTCTAACATACAATGAGCCAAATAAAGTCATTGCTCCTAATAAAATAAGACTGCTTCCAACATAATCAAGTGATAGCTGTGATTGCCTTTTCGGTTCATCTACAAAGAAGTAAATCAGTAAAATAGCGATCACAGTTAAAGGAACATTTAAGAAAAAGACATAGTGCCAACTAAAATAGTTTAAGATAAATCCTCCTAGAAAAGGCCCTACTAATCCTGCAATTCCCCAAACAGAACTTTCAACACTTTGAGCTTTTGCACGACTTTCCTTTGTTTCAAATAAAAAGCCAACCATTGAGCGAGAAACAGGAACAATCGCACCCGATCCTATTCCTTGAAACGCTCTAAAAATAATTAAAGTCATCATATTAGTAGCCAAACCACACAATAAAGAAAAACTAGAAAAGATTAATAGACCGATGATTAAAGTTCCCTTGCGGCTCCAAGCATCTGCTAACTTACCAAACAATAAAGAGAACACACCACTAAATAATAAATAAACAGAAAACACCAAACCTATTAAAGACGAATTGCCTAAGCTACCCACTATCGAGTTAGCAACAGTTGAAATAATTGTTCCTTCAATAGCTGCTAAGGCTGTCGCCATTAATAAGGCAAAAAAGACAATATTTTTTCTTGTCATTAAAGACACCACCTATATTTTTAACTAGTTAGTCTAACTAACTATATAATAAGAGTATCTTTTTTATTTGTCAATCATTTTATTTTTCCCAGCTGTTCTTTTTATCTTTTAATCGTTTTTCAATTAACTTCAACTCATCTAATAAGACTAGCTTTTGATTAGCACTT harbors:
- a CDS encoding MFS transporter; the encoded protein is MTRKNIVFFALLMATALAAIEGTIISTVANSIVGSLGNSSLIGLVFSVYLLFSGVFSLLFGKLADAWSRKGTLIIGLLIFSSFSLLCGLATNMMTLIIFRAFQGIGSGAIVPVSRSMVGFLFETKESRAKAQSVESSVWGIAGLVGPFLGGFILNYFSWHYVFFLNVPLTVIAILLIYFFVDEPKRQSQLSLDYVGSSLILLGAMTLFGSLYVRNTLLMLGLFLGSLLLFTMWYKREKNNVGNSLIDLSVLKNKHVLKINGLTLTTGMIAAGVNAYLPLWGQEMMSMSPLKAGSLLTPFLIFWTLGTIMNTYLIKKVSINQDLIIGTMCLVIGTLSLSFMGMAHGLMAYLTMMLIGIGMGITVSSLMIYLQFNAPKESLGSVMGLNSFVLMMSKSIGVALLGAVYGRNLTFFSYGSTFSLIFVLIFILGIQALSIVRRLPESHV